In one Nicotiana sylvestris chromosome 8, ASM39365v2, whole genome shotgun sequence genomic region, the following are encoded:
- the LOC104246668 gene encoding ATP-dependent Clp protease proteolytic subunit-related protein 2, chloroplastic, with protein MAVTLPTTSSSYLNSRTRLPQPSLSCASKVFVGLRVQSPNSFGIATPNVNVEFHNRVYRSIESGTRNSKPTRARVSMMPIGTPRVPYRNPTEGTWQWVDLWNALYRERVIFIGQHIDEEFSNQILATMLYLDSIDDSKKLYLYINGPGGDLTPSMAIYDTMQSLKSAVGTHCVGYAYNLAGFLLAAGEKGNRFAMPLSRIALQSPAGAARGQADDIRNEADELLRIRDYLFKELAEKTGQPVEKVHKDLSRMKRFNAQEALEYGLIDRIVRPPRIKADAPRKDTTAGLG; from the exons ATGGCAGTCACTCTTCCGACCACTTCTTCCTCGTATCTAAACTCGAGAACTAGACTCCCTCAGCCTTCTTTAAG CTGTGCCAGCAAAGTTTTTGTCGGATTAAGAGTCCAATCTCCAA ATTCTTTTGGGATTGCAACGCCTAATGTTAATGTTGAATTTCACAATAGAGTTTACAGAAGTATTGAGTCCGG AACTAGAAACAGTAAACCAACACGTGCACGAGTTTCCATGATGCCCATTGGGACACCAAGGGTGCCCTACAGAAATCCAACTGAGGGAACGTGGCAGTGGGTTGATTTGTGGAATGCTCTT TACCGTGAACGTGTTATTTTCATCGGACAACACATAGATGAAGAATTTAGCAACCAGATATTGGCAACAATGCTGTACCTTGACAGTATTGATGATTCCAAGAAGCTCTACCTGTATATCAATGGCCCTGGCGGTGAT CTAACTCCGAGCATGGCCATCTACGACACAATGCAAAGTCTGAAAAGTGCTGTTGGCACCCACTGTGTGGGCTATGCCTACAATCTTGCCGGTTTTCTTCTTGCTGCTGGAGAAAAG GGCAATCGATTTGCGATGCCTCTTTCAAGGATTGCACTACAATCTCCTGCTGGAGCTGCACGTGGACAG GCTGATGATATCCGTAATGAAGCAGATGAACTTCTCAGAATTAGAGATTACCTTTTCAAGGAGTTGGCTGAGAAGACAGGCCAGCCTGTTGAAAAG GTTCACAAGGATTTAAGTCGGATGAAGCGATTCAATGCTCAAGAAGCTCTTGAATATGGTCTTATAGACCGTATAGTTAGGCCTCCCCGTATTAAGGCGGATGCTCCACGAAAGGATACCACAGCAGGTCTTGGTTAG
- the LOC104246667 gene encoding general transcription and DNA repair factor IIH subunit TFB5-like: protein MVKASKGLFISCDVPMAQFIINVNAALPQSQKFILHVLDNTHLFVQSDVAGMIRSAIAEFREANTYEKPA from the exons ATGGTGAAGGCGAGCAAAGGATTGTTCATATCATG TGATGTACCTATGGCGCAGTTTATTATCAATGTGAATGCTGCACTGCCACAGTCACAGAAGTTCATTTTACATGTTTTGGACAATACACATCTGTTTGTTCAATCCGATGTGGCTGGAATGATTCGTAGTGCTATTGCGGAATTTAGAGAGGCGAACACATATGAGAAGCCTGCTTAG